CGTTTTCAATTGTCCGCTTCTGTCCTATTCATCACGCAAAGCCTCAGCAGGCAATATCTTCGCTGCCCGGGTGACGGGTGCATAAGTACCCAATAAAGCAATTATGAGCAATACCACATAAGTCAGCAGGCTGACAATAAAGAAATGCGTATACGGCTGATTTTGCCAGTAATCGGGGTTTCCATCCATAGTAGGATTGGCAAAACCGGATGCATAGACACGGTGTATTGTCAATGGCAGGGAAACAACAAATGCCACCGTCACCAGCAGCCATGCCTCCGTGAGGAACTGATTGCAGATTCCTTTCCGGGTAGCTCCCATACTTCGCATCAGCCCGATGTCTTGCCTCCGTGCATTGCAACGTATCCAGAACGTGCCCACCATACCGAGAAACACGCACAGCAAGGCAAATCCCGCCAATGAATATTGCAGACGTAAAGTATTCGTCACCCCACTCTCATTTTCATATTGACGACGAATATCAGCGAAGCGTCCCAACTTCGTGAAATAGAAATTACCGACATTGAGTTGTGGAACCACTTCCGCCTTGAAGCGCTTCTCAAAAACAGCAACATCCACATTCTGCTTTAACCGAAAAGTGACCATATACATCCGTTGAATCCAGTTATGGTTTGGAATCTTGCCATTCACTTGTATCAACAGGTTACCCGGCTGTTCATTAATCCGATGTTTATAGTCCTGCAACACCCCCATCACCTCATGGAAAGTACTGTCGCCATATCGCACCCTCTTGCCCACTGCATCTGCAGTGCCAAAAAGCTCCTTTGCCATACGTTCGGATACAAACACTCCCTCACGGGCAGCACAGTCTTCGGGCAAAGACATGATCTGCCCACTCTTGGCATCTTTCATGCCGAATGTACGGAATACATCGCCACCCTCTGCCTGCACAAACTGGTAATACTGCGAATGCACCTTCAGTGTGTCATTGAAGTATTGTCCGCCATTCCACGAATTACAATTTGGGAAACTAGCATTAGTCACCAAGGCAAAACTTTCCACTTCGGGACAATTCTTTACCAAGCGGGTAATGCGATAAAGATTTTCCTGCCTGATGGCAACACTATCTTGTGCCTTGTCAAACTTACCATGCAGTTCATCATAATAATCCATATAAAGCGCGTATGCCCGTTCTTCATCATAACCGGGGTCAAGGGCAAGATTGGAAGTCAGCACATAGATAGGATCAATTACCGTCCAGAGGAAAAAGCTCACGATGACTAATTCCACAAATATCCACCCATTTTGCCGGCGCTGATTCCATAAC
The nucleotide sequence above comes from Bacteroides intestinalis DSM 17393. Encoded proteins:
- a CDS encoding ABC transporter permease, with the translated sequence MIKIIRHQLWNQRRQNGWIFVELVIVSFFLWTVIDPIYVLTSNLALDPGYDEERAYALYMDYYDELHGKFDKAQDSVAIRQENLYRITRLVKNCPEVESFALVTNASFPNCNSWNGGQYFNDTLKVHSQYYQFVQAEGGDVFRTFGMKDAKSGQIMSLPEDCAAREGVFVSERMAKELFGTADAVGKRVRYGDSTFHEVMGVLQDYKHRINEQPGNLLIQVNGKIPNHNWIQRMYMVTFRLKQNVDVAVFEKRFKAEVVPQLNVGNFYFTKLGRFADIRRQYENESGVTNTLRLQYSLAGFALLCVFLGMVGTFWIRCNARRQDIGLMRSMGATRKGICNQFLTEAWLLVTVAFVVSLPLTIHRVYASGFANPTMDGNPDYWQNQPYTHFFIVSLLTYVVLLIIALLGTYAPVTRAAKILPAEALRDE